A genome region from Halomarina salina includes the following:
- a CDS encoding FAD-dependent oxidoreductase, whose translation MTGSDLRTQGTRAEETDILIVGGGLGGLTLAAYLARQGREPTVVEQAVEWRASGYGIGLWADGLAVLDELGLLDAARDRAADPDGFEVRTSGGGVLARTTLPARRTLLFAIHRADLHAILRERVPSEWIRMDTAPARIEERANDVAVTFEDGATETFDLVVGADGVHSTVREQCFTDWTPREYDTYVWSLWAAQDIDVGRDMVSVWGPGSEGFVARIGDRVGFNLAARLEEPPEPPAREALRAHAEAIGWQLPALLDGTDDHPFFDRVRDVTCERWRTDRVVLLGDAAHAVHPISGMGASLALQDARVLAQELATGLPGEVSGPLARFEKRRREDAADVRRAARFEAAVTFLESDRLRRLRDALVEHTPLFELFVERQATELNTVRSPTR comes from the coding sequence ATGACGGGTAGTGACCTCCGGACCCAAGGTACACGTGCCGAAGAGACGGATATCCTCATCGTCGGCGGCGGTTTAGGCGGCCTCACGCTCGCCGCATACCTCGCCCGGCAGGGCCGCGAGCCGACCGTCGTCGAGCAGGCGGTCGAGTGGCGTGCCAGCGGCTACGGCATCGGACTCTGGGCCGATGGGCTGGCCGTCCTCGACGAACTGGGGCTCCTCGACGCAGCCCGCGACCGGGCTGCCGACCCGGACGGGTTCGAGGTACGCACGAGTGGCGGCGGGGTGCTCGCCCGAACGACGCTTCCTGCGAGACGGACGCTGCTGTTCGCCATCCATCGGGCCGACCTCCACGCCATCCTCCGTGAACGCGTCCCGAGTGAGTGGATTCGGATGGACACCGCGCCCGCACGCATCGAGGAGCGAGCGAACGACGTTGCCGTCACGTTCGAGGACGGGGCTACCGAGACTTTCGACCTCGTAGTAGGGGCCGACGGCGTCCACTCGACGGTCCGAGAGCAGTGTTTCACCGACTGGACGCCCCGCGAGTACGACACGTATGTCTGGTCGCTCTGGGCGGCCCAGGATATCGACGTGGGCCGGGACATGGTGAGTGTCTGGGGCCCCGGCAGCGAGGGGTTCGTGGCACGAATCGGAGATCGGGTCGGGTTCAACTTGGCCGCGCGGCTCGAGGAGCCGCCCGAGCCGCCGGCACGGGAGGCGTTGCGGGCCCACGCGGAAGCGATTGGATGGCAGCTCCCGGCGCTGCTCGACGGGACCGACGACCACCCGTTCTTCGACCGGGTACGTGACGTGACCTGCGAGCGGTGGCGGACCGACCGAGTCGTCCTGCTGGGAGACGCTGCCCACGCCGTCCACCCCATCTCCGGGATGGGGGCCTCGCTCGCCCTGCAGGACGCCCGCGTGCTCGCCCAAGAACTCGCGACCGGCCTGCCCGGAGAGGTATCCGGGCCACTCGCACGGTTCGAGAAGCGTCGCCGGGAGGACGCAGCCGACGTCCGCCGGGCAGCACGCTTCGAGGCTGCCGTGACGTTCCTCGAATCCGATCGGCTCCGCCGACTGCGCGACGCCCTCGTCGAACACACGCCGCTGTTCGAGCTGTTCGTCGAGCGACAGGCGACCGAGCTAAACACGGTTCGGTCACCTACTCGGTGA
- a CDS encoding S9 family peptidase gives MTATTDPDSESLADYVNRLAETHGVSGYTLTPDGTVVYAAYDDGGYDLYTPDGRLTDADGDITEPEWLEERGTLLAYRDEAGNEQYDLLEVDPETGAITPLLNDQFMNLKARQHPTEPDRIAFVSNRDRSLDLYTLNLDDGALTKHSEAEAPVMGYAWSPDGERLAYQAGTFEDTTIRVVIPSVGRDDIFVDEPDSEQSLVFTDDGAGAWSEAGLVFTTNHETGYRELAVADAAGEYELRYVNNRDKYDPQWTDDGDIVFLEAHGGDRQVRRFSDGETTIIERTGMNMDVQAVDGDVYYKHWSPATAGDVRRNETTVVEEGWVDVQTVAPEEVTYESFDGTEIAARLYRPAGDPIGGLVKAHGGPEAQHYNRLDMITQTLVHAGFEVLAPDFRGSLGYGREFRKASDADLGGDDLTDVVAGAAYLRDRGRERVGLLGASYGGYMTLMGVGSTDAFDAGASVCGVVNWETTVENAREYLGDVLMRKLGATPDEKPELYEERSPITYVDDIDVPLLVVQGANDPRVPQSEAEQLVDSLTQRNIDHEYLLFADEGHGVVRTENRIEYITQTVEFFDAHI, from the coding sequence ATGACGGCGACAACCGACCCCGATTCGGAATCGCTCGCTGACTACGTGAATCGCCTCGCCGAGACCCACGGTGTGTCCGGCTACACCCTGACGCCGGATGGGACCGTCGTCTATGCAGCCTACGACGACGGAGGCTACGACCTGTACACGCCTGACGGCCGCCTGACCGATGCCGATGGCGATATCACCGAACCGGAGTGGTTGGAGGAGCGAGGGACACTCCTTGCGTACCGCGACGAGGCAGGCAACGAACAGTACGACCTGCTCGAAGTCGATCCGGAGACGGGGGCCATCACGCCGCTCCTCAACGACCAGTTCATGAACCTCAAGGCCCGGCAGCATCCGACGGAGCCGGACCGAATCGCGTTCGTCTCCAACCGCGATCGGTCGCTGGATCTGTACACGCTCAACCTCGACGACGGGGCGCTCACTAAGCACTCCGAGGCCGAGGCGCCGGTCATGGGGTACGCGTGGTCACCGGACGGTGAGCGCCTCGCCTACCAGGCCGGTACCTTCGAAGATACGACGATCCGTGTCGTCATCCCCAGCGTCGGGAGAGACGACATCTTCGTCGACGAACCCGACTCAGAGCAGTCGCTGGTCTTCACCGACGACGGTGCTGGCGCGTGGTCGGAGGCGGGGCTCGTCTTCACGACTAACCACGAGACCGGCTATCGGGAACTCGCCGTCGCCGACGCGGCGGGTGAGTACGAACTTCGGTACGTGAACAACCGCGACAAGTACGACCCACAGTGGACCGACGACGGGGACATCGTCTTCCTCGAGGCCCACGGCGGTGACCGACAGGTGCGTCGGTTCAGCGACGGGGAGACCACCATCATCGAACGGACTGGCATGAACATGGACGTCCAGGCGGTCGACGGCGACGTGTACTACAAGCACTGGAGCCCCGCCACTGCCGGTGACGTCCGCCGGAACGAGACGACCGTCGTCGAGGAGGGCTGGGTCGACGTCCAGACGGTCGCCCCCGAGGAGGTCACGTACGAATCGTTCGACGGCACGGAGATTGCGGCACGTCTCTACCGGCCCGCCGGCGATCCGATCGGCGGGCTCGTCAAGGCCCACGGCGGCCCGGAGGCACAACACTACAACCGCCTCGATATGATCACGCAGACGCTCGTCCACGCCGGCTTCGAGGTCCTGGCCCCGGATTTCCGCGGGAGTCTCGGGTACGGCCGGGAGTTCCGGAAGGCGAGCGATGCCGATCTCGGTGGTGACGACCTCACGGACGTCGTCGCCGGGGCGGCGTATCTCCGTGACCGTGGCCGCGAGCGAGTCGGGCTGCTCGGTGCCTCCTACGGCGGGTACATGACCCTGATGGGCGTCGGTTCGACCGACGCGTTCGACGCCGGCGCGAGTGTCTGTGGTGTCGTCAACTGGGAGACCACCGTCGAGAACGCGCGGGAGTACCTCGGTGACGTCCTCATGCGGAAGCTCGGTGCGACGCCCGACGAGAAGCCCGAACTCTACGAGGAGCGGTCGCCGATCACGTACGTCGACGACATCGACGTGCCGCTGCTGGTCGTCCAGGGGGCGAACGACCCACGAGTCCCCCAGAGCGAAGCCGAACAGCTCGTCGACTCGCTCACCCAGCGGAACATCGATCACGAGTACCTACTCTTCGCCGACGAAGGCCACGGTGTCGTTCGGACCGAGAACCGTATCGAGTACATCACGCAGACTGTCGAGTTCTTCGACGCACATATCTGA
- a CDS encoding class I SAM-dependent methyltransferase, with product MPSTDHTERLQAPHDEPSSGSGPAANQPMSIPEIQASYAEYADWLHRFELVDRAVTGRYRRDRFGDVSGRVLDVACGTGTNFRYLPETVDLVGIDISPEMLANAEEQLAALERDGTLQRMDAQELAFPDDSFDAVISALSTCTFPDPVAALQEMERVCKPEGTIRLVEHGRSDVGPLARYQEWRAEAHYAKMGCRWTQEPTAVVADAGLSVRDTTSGLFGTITTFEIDPR from the coding sequence ATGCCTTCGACCGATCACACGGAACGGCTACAAGCCCCCCACGACGAACCGTCCAGCGGGAGCGGTCCGGCAGCGAACCAACCGATGTCGATCCCGGAGATTCAGGCGTCGTACGCCGAGTACGCCGACTGGCTCCATCGGTTCGAACTCGTCGACCGGGCCGTCACGGGTCGATACCGCCGTGATCGATTCGGCGACGTATCGGGCAGGGTACTGGACGTCGCCTGTGGCACGGGGACGAACTTCCGGTATCTGCCCGAGACCGTCGACCTCGTCGGGATCGACATCAGTCCGGAGATGCTGGCGAATGCGGAGGAGCAACTCGCCGCACTCGAGAGAGATGGCACGCTCCAGCGGATGGACGCGCAGGAGCTCGCGTTCCCCGACGACAGCTTCGATGCTGTGATTTCGGCACTGTCGACGTGTACGTTTCCGGACCCCGTTGCGGCGCTGCAGGAGATGGAACGGGTCTGCAAGCCCGAGGGCACGATCCGGCTCGTCGAACACGGGCGCAGTGACGTCGGACCGCTCGCGCGATACCAAGAGTGGCGTGCCGAAGCCCACTACGCGAAGATGGGCTGTCGCTGGACGCAAGAACCGACCGCGGTCGTCGCAGATGCGGGCCTGTCGGTCCGGGACACGACGTCCGGGCTGTTCGGTACCATCACGACGTTCGAAATCGATCCGAGATGA
- a CDS encoding CPBP family intramembrane glutamic endopeptidase: protein MTARTTDSDERVRWPPAFHGRSWLPLVFVVAFSLWVMVSNVSFSWVFGSNPSVVAESLWNLPSGMVQFGLVLLVLRFEGVRLRDLGLGRRQLTMALVTVAGFVLAVNVAVAGLVVLGGGQLSVVPFGLYRSPPLEYSVPALVAAGVAQYVFVGPVEELAFRGYLQNKLTDLLGPRSARFRTAVAIVATAAVFAVLHVPTLVLVEGVPLGQAVGSLVMLTLSGIAFGTIYALTHNLFLVAFLHGIGNFWPLVVDPGVGAWPNWGLILILYGLVVVLYRQWNGGVFQSPERVGTEV, encoded by the coding sequence ATGACCGCCCGGACTACAGATTCGGACGAGCGCGTCCGCTGGCCGCCCGCGTTCCACGGTCGGAGCTGGCTCCCGCTCGTGTTCGTCGTGGCGTTTTCGCTGTGGGTGATGGTCTCGAACGTCTCGTTTAGCTGGGTGTTCGGGTCGAATCCATCAGTCGTCGCCGAATCACTGTGGAATCTCCCCTCGGGGATGGTCCAGTTCGGGCTCGTCCTGCTGGTGTTGCGGTTCGAAGGGGTTCGGCTTCGTGACCTCGGGCTCGGACGACGACAGCTCACAATGGCCCTCGTCACAGTTGCCGGGTTCGTACTCGCGGTGAACGTGGCCGTGGCCGGACTCGTCGTCCTCGGTGGCGGCCAGCTGTCGGTGGTACCGTTCGGACTCTACCGGTCGCCACCCCTAGAGTACTCCGTACCTGCGCTCGTGGCGGCTGGCGTGGCCCAGTACGTGTTCGTCGGCCCGGTCGAGGAGCTGGCGTTTCGCGGCTACCTGCAGAACAAACTGACTGACCTCCTCGGGCCTCGTTCCGCTCGGTTCCGGACCGCCGTGGCCATCGTGGCGACGGCCGCCGTCTTCGCCGTGTTGCATGTCCCGACCCTGGTGCTGGTCGAGGGGGTACCGCTCGGGCAGGCAGTCGGCTCGCTCGTGATGCTCACACTCTCCGGTATCGCCTTCGGGACGATCTACGCCCTGACGCACAACCTGTTCCTCGTCGCCTTCCTGCACGGTATCGGGAACTTCTGGCCACTGGTCGTCGATCCCGGAGTGGGTGCCTGGCCCAATTGGGGACTCATTCTCATCCTGTACGGCCTCGTCGTGGTACTGTATCGGCAGTGGAACGGCGGTGTGTTCCAGTCTCCCGAGAGAGTCGGCACGGAGGTCTGA
- a CDS encoding ArsR/SmtB family transcription factor: MDTERTAADVFRLLSDEIRLDILRTVARAQHENRETGVTELSFSDIYERVDVDGTSKLSYHLGELTGTFLRKHENGYAFTHAGEQLVRFVLAENYRHPAAVGPIETDGTCLHCGEAGLHATLHDQYFLLQCPACERPSFSYNVTPAQVQAHDGPALIDAVIGDLAGDLLKMRQGVCPDCAGRIDTEVFDAREVPVGNTVPASFATSSECKQCLRFLSLPLTHAAAYHPESVVFHWKHGVDIMGTGLWEFHHHLHDGQWTADRVDTDPDEYRVELRRDSASLRLYLDEDAAVTRTEHVKQRDQNDRRSR, translated from the coding sequence ATGGATACCGAGCGGACAGCGGCCGACGTCTTCAGACTGTTGTCCGACGAGATACGCCTCGATATCCTCCGAACAGTCGCCAGAGCACAGCACGAGAACCGGGAGACAGGAGTCACCGAGCTATCGTTTTCGGACATTTACGAGCGTGTCGACGTCGACGGCACCTCCAAGCTGTCGTACCATCTCGGGGAATTGACCGGAACGTTCCTCAGGAAACACGAGAACGGCTACGCGTTCACCCACGCCGGTGAGCAGCTGGTACGCTTCGTCCTCGCCGAGAACTACCGCCACCCGGCAGCGGTCGGACCGATCGAGACGGACGGGACCTGCTTGCACTGTGGTGAGGCCGGCCTCCACGCCACGCTCCACGACCAGTATTTTTTGCTCCAGTGTCCGGCCTGTGAGCGACCGAGTTTCTCGTACAACGTCACGCCAGCTCAGGTGCAGGCTCACGACGGCCCAGCCCTGATCGATGCCGTAATCGGGGACTTAGCTGGCGACCTGCTCAAGATGCGCCAGGGCGTCTGTCCGGACTGTGCCGGCCGCATCGACACCGAGGTGTTCGATGCGAGGGAGGTGCCGGTCGGGAACACGGTTCCGGCGTCGTTTGCGACGAGCAGCGAGTGCAAGCAGTGTCTACGATTTCTGAGTCTCCCGCTGACGCACGCGGCTGCCTACCACCCCGAATCAGTCGTCTTCCACTGGAAACACGGCGTCGATATCATGGGCACCGGTCTGTGGGAGTTCCACCACCACCTCCACGACGGGCAGTGGACCGCTGACCGCGTCGATACCGATCCGGACGAGTACCGGGTCGAGTTGCGACGTGACAGCGCGTCACTCCGATTGTACCTCGACGAGGACGCTGCAGTCACGCGAACCGAGCACGTCAAACAGAGAGATCAGAACGACCGCCGATCCAGATAA
- a CDS encoding helix-turn-helix domain-containing protein codes for MREVTIHLSGEELAAFGIEEFVSVIQSAGLEQVNELQCQRPGCLLAIEVRDPIPAAQFSTLENLEWWEQIDRDDGVTYLCKLAVPAFDEGFVPHHETSVSQSAVESAGDGVDVTMVGSQEALSERVREYGDTGADPLLRTLTDYDGPENPLDAVTPRQQEVLETAFGMGYFDVPREATTDDIARALDLDPSTVREHLQRAQRNVLTEILDGA; via the coding sequence ATGCGCGAAGTGACGATCCACCTCTCCGGCGAGGAGTTGGCGGCGTTCGGCATCGAGGAGTTCGTCTCGGTGATTCAGAGCGCCGGGCTGGAGCAGGTCAACGAACTCCAGTGTCAGCGGCCCGGCTGCCTCCTCGCGATCGAGGTCAGGGATCCGATTCCCGCCGCTCAGTTCTCGACGCTGGAGAATCTGGAGTGGTGGGAACAGATCGACCGCGACGACGGCGTGACGTACCTCTGTAAACTCGCAGTCCCGGCCTTCGACGAGGGATTCGTTCCGCATCACGAGACGAGCGTCTCGCAGAGTGCAGTCGAGAGTGCTGGCGACGGTGTCGACGTGACGATGGTCGGGAGCCAGGAGGCGCTCTCCGAACGCGTCCGTGAATACGGTGACACGGGTGCCGACCCGCTTCTCCGGACGTTGACCGATTACGACGGCCCGGAGAACCCACTCGATGCGGTGACGCCGCGCCAGCAGGAGGTGCTTGAGACGGCCTTCGGCATGGGGTACTTCGACGTGCCCAGGGAAGCAACGACTGACGACATCGCCAGAGCACTCGACCTCGATCCGTCGACCGTTCGAGAACACCTCCAGCGGGCCCAGCGGAACGTTCTGACCGAGATACTCGACGGGGCGTAG
- the merB gene encoding organomercurial lyase, with the protein MSETDTQSHRIDEELQTHVARAFEFDDPPETFEAFWQQMMRTFADALDRGVTVEDLCTTDESPHWATVNGETRYYQCVTDAFLLGMYLDEDVTARTVSPVSETELVVEFDADGVVSAPDGAVLSFGVERSVDPPDGPVTPEAMYGRFCPYSKAFASYEEYEQWVAANPEVVSDVQPLDESLNLQARLVRDVEPFGDSTESRNASGGDCSC; encoded by the coding sequence ATGAGCGAGACCGACACTCAGTCTCACCGAATCGACGAGGAGCTCCAGACACACGTGGCGCGAGCGTTCGAGTTCGACGACCCACCGGAGACGTTCGAGGCGTTCTGGCAGCAGATGATGCGGACGTTCGCCGATGCGCTCGACCGTGGCGTGACGGTCGAAGACCTCTGCACGACCGACGAGTCACCCCACTGGGCCACTGTGAACGGCGAGACCCGCTACTACCAGTGTGTCACCGACGCGTTCCTCCTCGGGATGTACCTCGACGAGGACGTCACTGCCCGGACCGTCTCGCCCGTCTCCGAGACGGAACTCGTCGTCGAGTTCGACGCTGACGGCGTCGTCTCCGCGCCGGACGGTGCCGTGCTCTCGTTCGGCGTCGAACGGTCGGTCGACCCCCCGGACGGCCCCGTCACGCCCGAAGCCATGTACGGACGCTTCTGTCCGTACAGCAAGGCCTTCGCGTCCTACGAGGAATACGAACAGTGGGTCGCGGCGAACCCGGAGGTAGTTTCCGACGTCCAGCCCCTCGACGAGTCGTTGAATCTACAGGCTCGCCTCGTAAGAGATGTCGAACCCTTCGGTGACAGCACGGAGTCACGGAACGCCTCTGGGGGCGACTGTTCCTGCTAA
- a CDS encoding GNAT family N-acetyltransferase has protein sequence MEFSVREAVAGDAHRIRDVHLASIEGLGSQSYTEEQVAAWAHDRDPDEYPIDSENTYFVVAEDETAVIGFGWMEPDAGEYFQTEVEGEITAIYIHPSATRHGVGSRIYTELEAQAIRQNIDSLGLWASRNAVPFYEAQGYERVTDHRHEYQNGIEITLVEMEKQSIR, from the coding sequence ATGGAATTCTCCGTGCGAGAGGCAGTGGCTGGAGACGCTCACCGGATTCGTGACGTGCATCTCGCCTCGATCGAGGGGCTTGGCAGCCAGAGTTACACCGAGGAGCAGGTGGCAGCATGGGCCCACGACCGCGATCCAGACGAGTATCCAATCGACTCCGAAAACACGTATTTCGTTGTTGCCGAGGACGAGACCGCGGTGATCGGATTCGGATGGATGGAACCAGATGCGGGCGAGTACTTCCAGACCGAAGTCGAAGGGGAGATTACGGCGATATACATCCACCCGTCTGCCACTCGACATGGAGTCGGGTCTCGAATCTACACCGAGTTAGAGGCACAAGCAATTCGACAGAACATCGATTCGTTGGGCTTGTGGGCCTCACGTAACGCGGTGCCCTTCTACGAGGCTCAGGGCTACGAACGTGTAACGGATCATCGTCACGAGTACCAGAACGGTATCGAGATCACACTCGTCGAGATGGAAAAACAGTCGATTCGATAG